In Ipomoea triloba cultivar NCNSP0323 chromosome 15, ASM357664v1, one genomic interval encodes:
- the LOC116007558 gene encoding prolycopene isomerase, chloroplastic, with protein MGTLSFGFSSVRLFSDSKVAALGSYNYNYKPRYQKDKKFCLDALRIEHCAKQRKRGVFSELKSVASADRVVESDGDIGVAVEEGESYDAIVIGSGIGGLVAATQLAVKGAKVLVLEKYVIPGGSSGYYQRDGYTFDVGSSVMFGFSDKGNLNLITQALAAVGCKIEVLPDPTTVHFHLPDDLSVQVHREYSDFVAELVNKFPHEKEGILKFYGECWKIFNALNSLELKSLEEPIYLFGQFFKKPLECLTLAYYLPQNAGDIARMFIKDAQLLSFIDAECFIVSTVNALQTPMINASMVLCDRHFGGINYPVGGVGQIAKSLAQGLVNQGSKMLYRANVTNIIIDSGKAVGVKLSDGRKFYAKTIISNATRWDTFGKLLKAENLPKEEENFQKAYVKAPSFLSIHLGVKAEVLPPDTDCHHFILEDDWANLEKPYGSIFLSIPTVLDSSLAPEGRHILHIFTTSSIEDWEGLSLKDYNAKKELVADGIISRLEKTLFPGLKSSIVFKEVGSPKTHRRYLARDSGTYGPMPRRTPKGLLGMPFNTTAINGLYCVGDSCFPGQGVIAVAFSGVMCAHRVAADLGIERKSPVLDSALLRLLGWLRTLA; from the exons ATGGGTACTTTGAGCTTTGGGTTTAGCAGTGTTCGTCTTTTTTCTGACTCCAAGGTTGCAGCTTTGggtagttataattataattataaacctCGATATCAGAAAGATAAAAAATTTTGCTTGGACGCATTGAGAATTGAGCACTGTGCAAAGCAAAGAAAAAGAGGTGTTTTTTCTGAGCTGAAATCGGTGGCTAGTGCAGATAGAGTAGTGGAGAGTGATGGGGATATTGGTGTAGCAGTAGAAGAGGGTGAGAGCTATGATGCCATTGTTATAGGATCAGGAATTGGCGGTTTGGTGGCGGCGACGCAATTGGCTGTGAAAGGAGCCAAGGTTTTGGTATTGGAGAAGTATGTGATTCCAGGTGGGAGCTCTGGGTATTACCAGAGAGATGGTTACACATTTGATGTTGGATCATCTGTGATGTTTGGATTCAGTGATAAG GGAAATCTAAATTTGATTACTCAAGCATTGGCAGCCGTAGGATGTAAGATAGAGGTGCTACCTGATCCAACTACTGTTCATTTCCACCTGCCCGATGATCTTTCAGTCCAAGTACACAGAGAATATAGTGACTTCGTTGCAGAGCTCGTGAATAAATTTCCACATGAAAAGGAAGGAATTCTCAAGTTCTATGGTGAATGCTGGAAG ATCTTCAATGCCTTGAATTCCTTGGAATTGAAATCGTTGGAGGAACCAATTTACCTTTTCGGACAGTTTTTTAAAAAGCCCCTCGAGTGCTTGACTCTTG CTTATTATTTGCCCCAGAATGCTGGCGACATTGCTAGGATGTTCATAAAAGACGCCCAGTTGCTGTCCTTTATAGATGCAGAG tGCTTCATTGTCAGCACCGTGAATGCTTTACAAACACCAATGATCAATGCAAGCATG GTGCTATGTGACCGACATTTTGGTGGAATCAACTATCCCGTTGGTGGAGTAGGACAAATTGCTAAGTCCTTAGCGCAGGGCTTGGTTAATCAGGGTAGTAAAATGCTATACAGGGCAAATGTAACCAATATTATCATTGACAGTGGCAAAGCT GTGGGAGTGAAGCTGTCGGATGGGAGGAAGTTTTATGCTAAAACCATAATATCAAATGCTACCAGATGGGATACTTTTG GGAAACTTTTGAAGGCTGAGAATCTGccaaaggaagaagaaaatttcCAGAAGGCATATGTTAAAGCACCGTCTTTTCTTTCTATTCACTTGGGGGTTAAGGCCGAGGTCCTACCACCAGACACAGATTGCCACCATTTTATCCTTGAG GATGATTGGGCGAATTTAGAAAAGCCTTATGGAAGTATATTTTTGAGTATTCCAACTGTTCTTGATTCATCGTTGGCACCAGAAGGACGTCATATTCTTCATATATTTACAACTTCAAGCATAGAGGACTGGGAG GGACTCTCACTAAAAGACTACAATGCAAAGAAGGAGCTTGTGGCTGACGGAATAATAAGCAGACTTGAAAAGACACTATTTCCAGGTCTCAAATCTTCGATTGTTTTTAAGGAG GTGGGGTCACCTAAGACACACAGACGATACCTTGCTCGCGACAGTGGAACATATGGACCAATGCCGCGCAGGACTCCAAAGGGTTTATTGGGAATGCCGTTTAACACAACT GCTATAAATGGACTGTATTGTGTTGGGGATAGTTGCTTTCCTGGTCAAGGTGTCATAGCGGTGGCCTTTTCCGGAGTAATGTGTGCTCATCGTGTTGCTGCTGATTTAG GAATTGAGAGGAAATCCCCTGTGCTGGACAGTGCTCTTCTTCGGCTACTTGGTTGGCTAAGAACATTAGCTTGA
- the LOC116007557 gene encoding ABC transporter G family member 22-like isoform X1, protein MEKTSSTSLLRTKSDQLVETMAAAMAAMRSPASSGDGTGSGAPDSGGGGGTLSRKSSRRLAAASPGRSSTHIRKSRSAQMKFDLDDLSSGAALSRASSASLGFSFSFTGFTVPPDEIADSKPFSDDDIPEDLEAGTDKKRIHSEPTMPIFLKFTEVSYKVVLKGVTSTEEKDILNGISGAVDPGEVLALMGPSGSGKTTLLSLLGGRIREPTGGSITYNEQPYNKFLKSRIGFVTQDDILFPHLTVKETLTYAARLRLPKTLTKEEKENRAMDVIYELGLERCQDTMIGGSFVRGVSGGERKRVCIGNEIIINPSLLFLDEPTSGLDSTTALRMVEILQDIAEAGKTVITTIHQPSSRLFHKFDKLILLGKGSLLYFGKASAALDYFSSIGCVPLIAMNPAEFLLDLANGNINDVSVPSELEDKVQMGNSMRETRNGKPSPAVVHEYLVESYETQVAESEKKKLLAPLPIDEELKLKVSSIKREWGASWCEQYSILFWRGLKERRHDYFSWLRITQVIATALILGMLWWKSGGDKPSELQDQAGLLFFIAVFWGFFPVFTAIFTFPQERAMLSKERAADMYQLSAYFVARTTSDLPLDLFLPVLFILVVYFMAGLKHDAASFFLTMLTVFLCIVAAQGLGLAIGATLMDLKRATTLASVTVMTFMLAGGYFIQTVPAFIAWLRYLSFNYHTFKLLLKVQYEQITNSVNGVKIDSGVKEVSALAAMVVGYRLLAYISLRRMKLQSRA, encoded by the exons ATGGAGAAGACGAGCTCTACGAGTTTGCTGAGGACGAAGTCGGATCAGCTGGTGGAGACGATGGCGGCCGCAATGGCGGCGATGAGGTCGCCGGCGTCGTCGGGAGACGGGACCGGCAGTGGAGCTCCGGatagcggcggcggcggcggaaccCTATCGAGGAAGTCCAGCAGGCGGCTTGCGGCGGCGTCGCCGGGTCGGAGCTCCACTCATATCCGGAAGTCGAGAAGCGCTCAGATGAAATTCGACTTGGATGATTTGAGCAGTGGCGCCGCCCTCAGCCGCGCCTCCAGCGCCAGCTTAGGCTTCTCCTTTTCCTTCACCGGCTTCACCGTCCCGCCCGACGAGATCGCCGATTCTAAGCCGTTCAGCGACGACGATATTC CTGAAGATCTTGAAGCAGGAACAGACAAGAAGAGGATTCATTCAGAACCCACAATGCCAATCTTTCTCAAG TTTACTGAGGTTTCCTACAAGGTTGTTCTGAAAGGTGTGACATCCACAGAGGAAAAGGACATTTTGAATGGGATTAGTGGTGCAGTAGACCCTGGGGAAGTTCTGGCATTGATGGGACCTTCTGGAAGTGGAAAGACAACTCTTCTGAGCCTATTGGGAGGGAGGATAAGAGAGCCTACAGGAGGGTCCATTACTTACAATGAACAACCATATAACAAGTTTCTCAAGAGCAG GATAGGGTTTGTGACCCAAGACGACATTCTGTTTCCTCATTTAACCGTGAAAGAGACGTTGACCTATGCAGCTCGCCTTCGCCTGCCAAAGACGCTGACTAAGGAGGAGAAGGAGAATAGAGCCATGGATGTCATCTATGAGCTGGGACTCGAGAG GTGCCAGGACACCATGATTGGAGGCTCATTCGTTCGGGGGGTTTCAGGTGGAGAAAGAAAGCGTGTGTGCATTGGTAACGAGATAATAATCAATCCATCTCTTTTGTTCCTAGACGAACCTACTTCTGGATTAGACTCTACAACTGCTCTAAGGATGGTCGAGATTTTACAGGATATAGCAGAG GCAGGGAAAACGGTGATTACCACGATTCATCAGCCATCCAGCAGGCTCTTCCACAAGTTCGACAAGTTGATTCTTCTTGGCAAAGGAAGCCTGCTTTACTTCGGGAAGGCGTCTGCTGCATTGGATTATTTTTCGTCTATAGGTTGTGTTCCTCTGATTGCGATGAATCCCGCAGAATTCCTGCTAGACCTGGCAAATGGAAACATAAACGATGTGTCTGTTCCTTCAGAACTGGAGGACAAAGTGCAAATGGGCAATTCCATGCGAGAAACACGAAATGGAAAGCCATCTCCAGCAGTTGTACATGAG TATCTGGTGGAATCTTACGAGACTCAAGTTGCTGAAAGCGAAAAGAAGAAGCTTCTTGCTCCTCTACCGATTGACGAAGAACTGAAGTTGAAAGTAAGTTCCATAAAGCGAGAATGGGGTGCGAGCTGGTGCGAGCAATATTCCATATTGTTTTGGCGAGGACTTAAAGAACGGAGACATGATTACTTTAGCTGGTTGAGAATCACTCAAGTTATCGCAACAGCACTTATATTGGGTATGCTCTGGTGGAAATCCGGAGGTGATAAACCATCTGAGCTACAAGATCAG GCGGGGCTGCTCTTCTTCATTGCTGTCTTTTGGGGATTTTTTCCGGTCTTCACAGCGATATTCACATTCCCGCAAGAAAGGGCTATGCTCAGCAAGGAGCGGGCAGCTGATATGTACCAATTAAGCGCATATTTCGTGGCTAGGACCACCAGCGATCTACCGCTCGACCTATTTCTGCCCGTACTCTTTATTCTAGTCGTATATTTCATGGCAGGCTTGAAACACGACGCTGCTTCCTTCTTCCTAACCATGCTTACCGTTTTCCTCTGTATTGTAGCAGCTCAG GGACTAGGGCTAGCTATCGGGGCCACACTAATGGATCTGAAGAGGGCAACGACTCTTGCCTCAGTTACAGTGATGACATTCATGTTGGCCGGTGGATATTTTATACAG ACAGTACCTGCGTTCATAGCCTGGCTGCGATATCTCTCCTTCAACTATCACACGTTCAAGCTCCTCCTGAAAGTGCAATACgaacaaataacaaattcaGTTAATGGAGTCAAAATAGACAGCGGCGTCAAAGAAGTAAGTGCCCTGGCAGCCATGGTCGTCGGCTATAGACTCCTGGCATACATATCTTTGAGAAGAATGAAGCTCCAATCTCGAGCTTAG
- the LOC116007291 gene encoding uncharacterized protein LOC116007291: protein MENSLSAGCMAVFAVSGSVVLLALKVHKHLMSDFMRKIEFEFGLEKGQGKKKVRFADEVGELPSENNSVAGDQHHHHHNHKKYVVVSPSVGRRTRGVDDERFESMPENWQALYKGIIQSRGLKGHM, encoded by the exons atgGAGAATTCTTTGAGCGCAGGTTGCATGGCGGTTTTTGCAGTGTCGGGAAGCGTCGTTCTTCTTGCCCTCAAAGTCCACAAACACCTCATGTCTGATTTCATGAGGAAGATCGAATTCGAATTCG GGTTGGAGAAAGGGCAGGGGAAGAAGAAGGTGAGGTTTGCAGATGAAGTGGGGGAGCTGCCATCGGAAAACAATTCCGTCGCCGGAGATcagcaccaccaccaccataacCACAAGAAGTACGTGGTGGTGTCGCCGTCGGTCGGCCGCCGGACACGAGGGGTTGACGATGAGAGGTTCGAGTCAATGCCTGAAAATTGGCAAGCTCTTTATAAAGGGATTATACAATCCAGGGGACTCAAAGGGCACATGTGA
- the LOC116007265 gene encoding uncharacterized protein LOC116007265, whose protein sequence is MEKQRGRPLLAEQDDYSCGRRRRRRERVAEVVGGTTAECAAVWCCIPCVVVEILVQAVYKVPSELCRKALRKRRRRLAKNGGFPVWDDSLMRMHRHTVDDAAVEPPDEDAVELEREMWNKFSGAGFWRSPSQRTDLSQL, encoded by the coding sequence ATGGAGAAGCAGCGGGGGCGGCCGTTGCTGGCGGAGCAGGACGACTATTCGTGCGGGCGGCGGCGCCGGAGAAGGGAGCGGGTGGCGGAGGTGGTCGGAGGGACGACGGCGGAGTGCGCGGCGGTGTGGTGCTGCATCCCCTGCGTTGTGGTGGAGATTCTGGTCCAGGCCGTTTACAAGGTCCCGTCGGAGCTGTGCCGGAAGGCTCTGAGGAAGCGCCGGCGCAGGCTGGCGAAGAATGGGGGTTTTCCGGTCTGGGATGATTCGCTGATGCGCATGCACCGCCATACCGTGGACGACGCCGCCGTGGAGCCGCCGGACGAAGATGCGGTGGAGTTGGAAAGGGAAATGTGGAACAAGTTTTCCGGTGCCGGATTCTGGAGAAGTCCCTCTCAGAGGACGGATTTATCTCAATTGTGA
- the LOC116007018 gene encoding fasciclin-like arabinogalactan protein 15, protein MQAAMDSRVYGLFKLLFSVAVFSFLAVTGAALQEKHTVPSSSAQINSNSVLVALLDSHYTELSELVEKALLLQTLEEAVSRHNITIFAPKNEALERDLDPEFKRFLLEPGNLRSLQNLILFHIIPTRIESKRWPEESIENHLTLCRDAGEENLVVSKREVSAAKVFRVDDVVRPDGVIHGIERVLIPKSVQQDFNTRRSLRSIAAVLPTGAPEVDPRTHRLKKPANPVPAGAPPALPIYDAMAPGPSIAPAPAPGPGGHHHHFDGESQVKDFIQTLLHYGGYNELADILVNLTSLATEMGRLVSEGYVLTVLAPNDEAMAKLTTDQLSEPGAPEQIMYYHLIPEYQTEESMYNAVRRFGKIRYDTLRLPHKVAAEEADGSVKFGHGEGSAYLFDPDIYTDGRISVQGIDGVLFPPEESKPAAPKAAPVAKVVSKQRRGKLMEVACTMFGTLGFAGCH, encoded by the exons ATGCAAGCGGCCATGGATTCTAGGGTCTATGGCCTCTTCAAGCTCCTATTTTCCGTCGCCGTGTTCTCGTTTCTCGCCGTGACCGGCGCTGCATTGCAAGAAAAACATACTGTACCTTCTTCATCTGCTCAGATCAATTCTAATTCGGTTTTAGTGGCGCTTCTGGATTCGCATTATACCGAGCTGTCTGAGCTCGTGGAGAAGGCGCTTTTGTTGCAGACTCTCGAGGAAGCTGTTTCCCGCCACAATATCACGATTTTTGCGCCGAAAAATGAGGCCTTGGAGCGAGATTTGGACCCGGAGTTTAAAAGATTCTTGCTTGAGCCGGGGAATCTCCGGTCTCTCCAGAATCTGATTCTGTTTCACATCATTCCCACTCGAATCGAGTCCAAGCGCTGGCCGGAGGAATCTATAGAGAATCACCTCACTCTGTGCCGCGACGCCGGCGAGGAGAATCTCGTCGTGTCTAAGAGGGAGGTGAGCGCGGCGAAGGTGTTCAGAGTCGACGATGTGGTCCGGCCGGACGGCGTAATTCACGGGATAGAGCGCGTGTTGATTCCGAAATCGGTCCAGCAGGATTTCAATACTCGCCGGAGTTTGAGATCAATCGCCGCCGTGCTCCCCACCGGAGCTCCGGAGGTGGACCCCAGGACTCACCGGCTAAAAAAACCGGCGAATCCCGTCCCCGCCGGCGCTCCCCCGGCGCTACCAATCTACGACGCAATGGCCCCGGGGCCATCTAtagcgccggcgccggcgccggggCCCGGcggccaccaccaccacttcgACGGCGAGAGTCAGGTCAAAGATTTCATCCAAACCCTCCTGCATTACGGCGGTTACAACGAACTCGCCGATATTCTCGTAAACCTAACGTCTTTGGCTACGGAAATGGGGCGATTAGTTTCCGAAGGCTACGTTTTGACCGTTTTAGCCCCCAACGATGAAGCCATGGCTAAGCTCACCACCGATCAGCTGAGCGAGCCGGGCGCGCCGGAGCAGATAATGTATTATCATCTCATACCGGAGTACCAAACGGAGGAGAGTATGTACAATGCGGTTAGGAGGTTCGGTAAAATCAGATATGATACATTGCGGTTGCCCCATAAAGTTGCGGCGGAGGAGGCCGACGGGTCGGTGAAATTCGGGCATGGAGAAGGGTCGGCGTATCTGTTCGACCCGGATATTTATACCGACGGCAGGATTTCTGTACAGGGGATTGACGGCGTTCTGTTCCCGCCGGAGGAGAGTAAGCCGGCGGCTCCTAAAGCTGCCCCTGTTGCTAAGGTTGTCTCAAAGCAAAGAAGAG GGAAGCTAATGGAAGTAGCCTGTACCATGTTCGGGACTCTCGGTTTTGCTGGCTGCCATTGA
- the LOC116005516 gene encoding sucrose-phosphatase 1-like has protein sequence MQSLTLPKFAANPPPPFFFRCAAHAPHRHSISLSLQSENNITETMDRLTSAARLMIVSDLDHTMVDHHDPENLSLLRFNALWEANYRNNSLLVFSTGRSPTLYKELRKEKPMLTPDITIMSVGTEITYGNAMVPDNGWEECLNHKWNRNIVTEETSKFSELKLQSETEQRPHKVSFYVQKDKAEEVTKALSTRLAERGLDVKIIYSGGMDLDILPQGAGKGQALAYLLKKLKSEDKLPVNTLACGDSGNDAELFSIPDVHGVMVANAQEELLQWHAANAKGNPKIIHATERCAAGIIQAIGHFNLGPSTSPRDVTDLLDSKESVDPAYEVVKLFLFFEKWRRGEIENSEANLAKMKDFCCPSGAFIHPSGVEKSLQDCISSLRTCYGDKQGKQFRIWVDQVIPVQVGSDSWLVRFKRWELSGEEQQCRLTTVLLSSKDVSVAQGLKSMYVHQTWLDGAAAAKEDSSTCFF, from the exons ATGCAATCTCTTACGCTACCTAAATTCGCCGCTAATCCTCCGCCACCTTTCTTCTTTCGCTGCGCTGCTCACGCACCTCATCGTCACTCCATTTCACTCTCTTTACAG AGTGAAAATAACATTACAGAAACCATGGATCGCCTAACCAGTGCTGCTCGTCTCATGATAGTTTCTGATCTTGATCACACAATG GTTGATCATCATGATCCCGAGAACCTTTCTCTGCTCAGGTTTAATGCCTTGTGGGAAGCCAATTACCGCAATAACTCTTTGCTGGTGTTCTCAACTGGGAGATCACCTACACTTTACAAAGAGTTGAGGAAAGAAAAGCCGATGCTAACCCCCGACATTACCATTATGTCTGTGGGTACTGAAATAACATATGGTAACGCAATGGTGCCAGACAATGGTTGGGAAGAATGTTTGAACCATAAATGGAACCGAAACATAGTAACCGAGGAGACTAGCAAATTCTCTGAATTGAAACTCCAG TCAGAAACTGAGCAACGTCCACACAAGGTTAGCTTTTATGTCCAGAAGGACAAGGCTGAAGAAGTAACAAAAGCTCTTTCTACTCGTTTAGCTGAACGTGGG CTGGATGTCAAAATAATTTATAGTGGGGGGATGGACTTGGATATTTTGCCACAAGGTGCCGGCAAAGGTCAGGCTCTTGCATATTTGCTCAAGAAATTGAAAAGTGAGGATAAATTGCCTGTAAACACCCTTGCCTGTGGTGATTCTGGAAATGATGCTGAATTGTTTAGCATTCCAGATGTTCATGGTGTGATG GTTGCTAATGCTCAGGAGGAATTGTTACAATGGCATGCTGCAAATGCCAAAGGCAATCCGAAAATAATTCACGCAACAGAGAGATGTGCAGCAGGCATCATCCAAGCCATTGGCCATTTCAACCTTGGTCCTAGTACGTCTCCGAGAGATGTCACAGACTTGCTAGATTCTAAGGAGAGCGTTGATCCTGCTTATGAAGTCgtgaaattatttttgttttttgagaaATGGAGGCGCGGAGAAATTGAGAACTCGGAGGCTAACCTGGCAAAGATGAAAGATTTCTGT TGTCCATCTGGCGCTTTTATCCACCCATCAGGCGTTGAGAAATCTCTTCAGGACTGTATAAGTTCATTAAGAACGTGTTATGGAGACAAGCAAGGGAAACAGTTCCGCATTTGGGTGGATCAAGTTATACCTGTGCAGGTTGGTTCAGACTCGTGGTTAGTGAGGTTCAAGaggtgggagctctctg GTGAAGAACAACAATGTCGCTTGACCACTGTTCTACTAAGTTCAAAG GATGTGAGTGTTGCACAAGGTCTCAAAAGCATGTATGTGCACCAGACATGGCTGGATGGAGCTGCAGCAGCAAAGGAGGACAGTTCAACCTGCTTCTTCTAG
- the LOC116007557 gene encoding ABC transporter G family member 22-like isoform X2, translated as MIMEVFVHDINYYSTVQCTPLNMAMHDCFCQFTEVSYKVVLKGVTSTEEKDILNGISGAVDPGEVLALMGPSGSGKTTLLSLLGGRIREPTGGSITYNEQPYNKFLKSRIGFVTQDDILFPHLTVKETLTYAARLRLPKTLTKEEKENRAMDVIYELGLERCQDTMIGGSFVRGVSGGERKRVCIGNEIIINPSLLFLDEPTSGLDSTTALRMVEILQDIAEAGKTVITTIHQPSSRLFHKFDKLILLGKGSLLYFGKASAALDYFSSIGCVPLIAMNPAEFLLDLANGNINDVSVPSELEDKVQMGNSMRETRNGKPSPAVVHEYLVESYETQVAESEKKKLLAPLPIDEELKLKVSSIKREWGASWCEQYSILFWRGLKERRHDYFSWLRITQVIATALILGMLWWKSGGDKPSELQDQAGLLFFIAVFWGFFPVFTAIFTFPQERAMLSKERAADMYQLSAYFVARTTSDLPLDLFLPVLFILVVYFMAGLKHDAASFFLTMLTVFLCIVAAQGLGLAIGATLMDLKRATTLASVTVMTFMLAGGYFIQTVPAFIAWLRYLSFNYHTFKLLLKVQYEQITNSVNGVKIDSGVKEVSALAAMVVGYRLLAYISLRRMKLQSRA; from the exons ATGATAATGGAGGTTTTTGTTCATGACATCAACTACTACTCAACAGTACAGTGTACCCCTTTGAACATGGCTATGCATGATTGTTTCTGTCAG TTTACTGAGGTTTCCTACAAGGTTGTTCTGAAAGGTGTGACATCCACAGAGGAAAAGGACATTTTGAATGGGATTAGTGGTGCAGTAGACCCTGGGGAAGTTCTGGCATTGATGGGACCTTCTGGAAGTGGAAAGACAACTCTTCTGAGCCTATTGGGAGGGAGGATAAGAGAGCCTACAGGAGGGTCCATTACTTACAATGAACAACCATATAACAAGTTTCTCAAGAGCAG GATAGGGTTTGTGACCCAAGACGACATTCTGTTTCCTCATTTAACCGTGAAAGAGACGTTGACCTATGCAGCTCGCCTTCGCCTGCCAAAGACGCTGACTAAGGAGGAGAAGGAGAATAGAGCCATGGATGTCATCTATGAGCTGGGACTCGAGAG GTGCCAGGACACCATGATTGGAGGCTCATTCGTTCGGGGGGTTTCAGGTGGAGAAAGAAAGCGTGTGTGCATTGGTAACGAGATAATAATCAATCCATCTCTTTTGTTCCTAGACGAACCTACTTCTGGATTAGACTCTACAACTGCTCTAAGGATGGTCGAGATTTTACAGGATATAGCAGAG GCAGGGAAAACGGTGATTACCACGATTCATCAGCCATCCAGCAGGCTCTTCCACAAGTTCGACAAGTTGATTCTTCTTGGCAAAGGAAGCCTGCTTTACTTCGGGAAGGCGTCTGCTGCATTGGATTATTTTTCGTCTATAGGTTGTGTTCCTCTGATTGCGATGAATCCCGCAGAATTCCTGCTAGACCTGGCAAATGGAAACATAAACGATGTGTCTGTTCCTTCAGAACTGGAGGACAAAGTGCAAATGGGCAATTCCATGCGAGAAACACGAAATGGAAAGCCATCTCCAGCAGTTGTACATGAG TATCTGGTGGAATCTTACGAGACTCAAGTTGCTGAAAGCGAAAAGAAGAAGCTTCTTGCTCCTCTACCGATTGACGAAGAACTGAAGTTGAAAGTAAGTTCCATAAAGCGAGAATGGGGTGCGAGCTGGTGCGAGCAATATTCCATATTGTTTTGGCGAGGACTTAAAGAACGGAGACATGATTACTTTAGCTGGTTGAGAATCACTCAAGTTATCGCAACAGCACTTATATTGGGTATGCTCTGGTGGAAATCCGGAGGTGATAAACCATCTGAGCTACAAGATCAG GCGGGGCTGCTCTTCTTCATTGCTGTCTTTTGGGGATTTTTTCCGGTCTTCACAGCGATATTCACATTCCCGCAAGAAAGGGCTATGCTCAGCAAGGAGCGGGCAGCTGATATGTACCAATTAAGCGCATATTTCGTGGCTAGGACCACCAGCGATCTACCGCTCGACCTATTTCTGCCCGTACTCTTTATTCTAGTCGTATATTTCATGGCAGGCTTGAAACACGACGCTGCTTCCTTCTTCCTAACCATGCTTACCGTTTTCCTCTGTATTGTAGCAGCTCAG GGACTAGGGCTAGCTATCGGGGCCACACTAATGGATCTGAAGAGGGCAACGACTCTTGCCTCAGTTACAGTGATGACATTCATGTTGGCCGGTGGATATTTTATACAG ACAGTACCTGCGTTCATAGCCTGGCTGCGATATCTCTCCTTCAACTATCACACGTTCAAGCTCCTCCTGAAAGTGCAATACgaacaaataacaaattcaGTTAATGGAGTCAAAATAGACAGCGGCGTCAAAGAAGTAAGTGCCCTGGCAGCCATGGTCGTCGGCTATAGACTCCTGGCATACATATCTTTGAGAAGAATGAAGCTCCAATCTCGAGCTTAG